From the Equus przewalskii isolate Varuska chromosome 19, EquPr2, whole genome shotgun sequence genome, one window contains:
- the MUCL3 gene encoding LOW QUALITY PROTEIN: mucin-like protein 3 (The sequence of the model RefSeq protein was modified relative to this genomic sequence to represent the inferred CDS: deleted 1 base in 1 codon): MAQPAQCIRSTFGLQCCLLFLLASWEAGATTVQELQKTGESPTSDHILPPTPSPVYTTLSDHTALHSGHSPADLPKSTETHQPKRCCNTTHSSKLIHKSIDNSGSSTTHHEAPPTSEQNPSNQGKDTVIRNKRSADFNSTQTDKGSSKYPTPAPKSKTTCRKSKTTKQIVTRNSAETITTLEKTIITLVSKSTSSHKTTNPSHNSFNSETNKTPTSTSEKTTTATSTPYQGTRISGRSERADDHTTTANYRPTVDSDKKLIRTTENIKDTSATEKTTQTPEKPTEQGQETMAAHRKTTRASAKPTEQRQETTEVHEKTTRAPAKPTEQRQETTVVHKETTRAPEKPTEKRQETTEIHEKTTRVPAKPTEQGQETTVAHERTTRAPVKPTEQRQETTLAHEKTTRAPAKPTEQGQETTEAHEKTARTPAKPTEQRQETTLAHERTTRAPAKPTEQGQETTEFHEKTTRAPAKPTEQRQETTAAHEKTTRAPAKPTEQGQETTEVHEKTTRTPAKPTEQQQETTEVHKKTTRAPAKTTEQGQRSQRPSERTTRAPAKPTEQQQETTAASEVTTVSEKPTEQQQETRAAHKKTTCAPVKPTEQRQETTAAHRKTTGAPAKPTKHVEKTTSATETIKAPVKPTENPAATETTRPPVEVTGDKSITNTSPHPKKPEVTHQVPTGSFAATTSSLELGSITSEAPANKSQPNQNKDGSEGGLQTAESEEKDSFPSWAIVIVILLAVILLLVFFGLIFLVSYMMRRRRALIRNTEDNDPENDVGPNSYPVYLMEQQTLGMSQIPSP, translated from the exons ATGGCCCAGCCGGCCCAATGCATCCGCTCTACCTTTGGCCTCCAGTgttgcctcctcttccttctagCTTCTTGGGAGGCAG GTGCTACCACAGTTCAAGAACTTCAGAAGACTGGTGAATCCCCAACATCTGATCATATTCTCCCTCCCACTCCAAGCCCTGTTTATACTACTCTCTCTGACCACACTGCTCTTCATTCAGGACACAGCCCCGCAGACCTCCCCAAATCTACAGAAACCCATCAACCAAAACGCTGTTGCAATACCACACACAGTTCCAAGCTGATTCACAAATCTATAGATAACTCTGGGAGCTCTACAACTCATCATGAAGCTCCTCCCACTTCTGAACAAAACCCCAGCAATCAAGGAAAAGACACAGTTATCCGGAACAAACGCTCTGCAGATTTTAACTCCACTCAAACAGATAAAGGATCGTCAAAATATCCAACCCCAGCACCCAAGAGCAAAACGACTTGTCGTAAGTccaaaacaaccaaacaaattGTAACAAGAAACTCAGCTGAAACCATAACAACTTTGGAAAAGACTATCATTACTTTAGTCAGTAAAAGCACATCCTCACACAAGACCACAAATCCTTCCCACAACTCGTTCAATTCAGAGACGAATAAAACACCCACATCTACCTCAGAAAAAACCACAACTGCCACAAGCACACCATACCAGGGTACACGAATCTCAGGGAGGTCAGAAAGAGCTGATGATCACACAACAACTGCTAATTACAGACCTACAGTTGACTCAGATAAGAAACTGATAAGGActacagaaaacataaaagacaCATCAGCGACTGAGAAGACCACACAAACTCCAGAAAAGCCTACAGAACAGGGACAAGAGACCATGGCGGCTCACAGGAAGACCACAAGAGCCTCAGCAAAGCCCACAGAACAGCGACAAGAGACCACAGAGGTCCATGAGAAGACCACGAGAGCCCCAGCAAAGCCCACGGAACAGAGACAAGAGACCACAGTGGTCCATAAGGAGACCACGAGAGCCCCAGAAAAGCCCACGGAAAAGAGACAAGAGACCACAGAGATCCATGAGAAGACCACGAGAGTCCCAGCAAAGCCCACAGAACAGGGACAAGAGACCACAGTGGCCCATGAGAGGACCACGAGAGCCCCAGTAAAGCCCACGGAACAGAGACAAGAGACCACACTGGCCCATGAGAAGACCACGAGAGCCCCAGCAAAGCCCACAGAACAGGGACAAGAAACCACAGAGGCCCACGAGAAGACCGCGAGAACCCCAGCAAAGCCCACGGAACAGAGACAAGAGACCACACTGGCCCACGAGAGGACCACGAGAGCCCCAGCAAAGCCCACAGAACAGGGACAAGAGACCACAGAGTTTCACGAGAAGACCACGAGAGCCCCAGCAAAGCCCACAGAACAGAGACAAGAGACCACAGCAGCCCATGAGAAGACCACAAGAGCCCCAGCAAAGCCCACAGAACAGGGACAAGAAACCACAGAGGTCCACGAGAAGACCACGAGAACCCCAGCAAAGCCCACAGAACAGCAACAAGAGACCACAGAGGTTCACAAGAAGACCACGAGAGCCCCAGCAAAGACCACGGAACAGGGACAA AGATCACAGCGGCCCAGTGAGAGGACCACGAGAGCCCCAGCAAAGCCCACAGAACAGCAACAAGAGACCACAGCAGCCAGTGAGGTCACAACAGTCTCAGAAAAGCCCACAGAACAGCAACAAGAGACCAGAGCTGCCCACAAGAAGACCACATGTGCCCCAGTAAAGCCCACAGAACAGAGACAAGAGACCACAGCAGCCCACAGAAAGACCACAGGAGCCCCAGCAAAGCCTACAAAACATGTAGAAAAGACCACATCGGCCACTGAGACCATAAAAGCCCCAGTAAAGCCTACAGAAAACCCAGCAGCCACAGAGACTACAAGACCTCCAGTCGAGGTCACAGGAGACAAATCTATCACTAATACCTCTCCTCATCCAAAAAAACCTGAGGTTACCCATCAGGTGCCCACTGGTTCTTTTGCAGCTACAACATCCAGCCTGGAGCTGGGTTCCATCACGTCGGAAGCCCCAGCCAATAAGAGCCAACCAAATCAGAACAAAGATGGCTCAGAGGGAGGTCTCCAGACTGCAGAGAGCGAGGAGAAGGATTCATTCCCTTCATGGGCCATAGTTATTGTGATCCTATTGGCTGTGATTCTCCTCCTGGTGTTCTTTGGCCTGATCTTCTTG